TTTGAGCAATGCGATATAGTGATAACTTTTCTGCAATACAAAGTATATGATTCTAAGATGCCACTCGCCCTAAGCCGAGAGAAGAAATACGGAATGGAACCATACCTCATATGGTCTAAGCCTATGAGAAATCATTTCAGCATATTCCAAAAAATCAGATTCAGACTTGGGGATGAACATGTCAAGGCTTTTCTCTTCACCCTTCGTTCCAAAGAGTTCAGCAGTTGCCCTGTAGTCCGCTTCTTCAACAAGCCTGTCAAAGTAAAATAACATAACGTATAAGAAGAACACGTCACAGCCTTTGGTCATCTGTCTCTTAATTTACATTACCTCTGCATGCGAAGTTTCTCAGAGAGAGGATCTAAAGGTTCTTCTTTTGGAGCTTCAGCTGCTTTACCCTTTTTCTCAACAGCTTTCTTCGGAGGAGCCTTTTGTGGAGCAGGCTTTACCGGAGGCGGCTACACGAAAGTAAATTCAAGTTTCAGAAACTAAAAAAAGGAACAAGAACAAACCAGAGTTTAAAAAGGCAAGGTATACGGGAGCAGGTTGGTCGTCGTCATCATCCTCCCAGGAGTCCTTAATCTCATTCTCATCTACATCTTCATCATCCCAGTTGCTTTTAAGCACAACTTTTGCTGGAAGTGGTGCAATTTGTTCATCCTCTGAAATAAAATAAAAAGCAGTACTCATTAAATTCCACAAAACCAACTCAGAAACATATAAAAGACAGGAGAGTTAGTCTTACCCCAGTCATCCATATTTGGTTGTAGTAAAAAAGACAAAGGTGCTATCACAAATCCAACTGCAAAGCAGCAGAATCAGCCAAATATTAACAATCAAATCCATACAACTTATCATCTAATGGTAATTTGACATTACAACAACATTTAATGGTAATTTCTGTAGCGCAATTAACAGGAGATCTTTGAATTTTAGGAATACAAGTGGAGAATATCCGAGAAACCCAACCAGAGAACAATCACTTAGAAAGAAGAAACGTTGAGATCTAGGAGCGTTGCGAAAGCAGAAACTTTGGATAAGGAAACATACCTTTCAGCCAAAATCGACAGAAAAGAAAGGAGGAGGAAGATGATGAAGACGCGTTTTCGTCGGGATCAAATCTCCGTTGCTGAGATGGGTCAAAAGGAAAGGCTGGTCTCCGCGTGGTTTTGTTCGATATTCACCCTTCCTTTTCTTTTATTTTTTTTTTCTTTAACTTATTGACAATTTCTATTAAATTATCTTTAACTTTTTATTTTAGTGTAATTTTGATATAAAACATCTCCGATTCAACATTAAAAAATTACACTATTTTACTGCAATACTATAATATCACATCAAATTTGTTGTTATATTATTCACCACATTAAACCATTCATTTATTTATTAATTAACTAAATGATAAATAAAATATAAAATACAGAAAATAATAAATTAAATATTTAAATATTTATAATAAAATATTAAATAAATGAATAGTGTATAATTATTTTATTTTAATATATTTTTATTTAATATAATTATATAATTATTATTATTTATATTTTAAATATTAAATAATAGAGAAATTCTCTATGATAATCTTTTTTATGTTTTTGTCACAAAAATAGCTCTCAATAAGAAAAATTAGGTCTGGGCGTTCGGGTACCCCTTGGCATTCGGGTCGGGTTTTTCGGGTTTTCGGATTTTCGGGTTTACGCTTCTAGGTCCCATACTAAAATTTTATTAGTACAGGTCGGGTTCGGATAATAACACTTCGGGTTCGGTTCAAAATTGTATTGCATCATAAAATCCATAAAGTAATCATATATCATACGGATTCGGGTTATATCGGTTCGGTTCGGATATAACCAAAGTAAAAACAAATTTTTTGAAGTAAAACATAAAGAAAAACATCTATTAAATAAAAATTAATCTATCAAATATAAAATTGATAAAATAACAATAAAATGTTAAATCAAACATGAAAACAAACATCATTTGTAAACAATATGTATTGCCTTATGGAGAGTAGACTTTTTATTTCAATGAGCAAATTATAAAATACTTATTTATAACTAATTGTGTACTTAAAGCATTTATTAGAATTTTAATATTTATTATTATATATAATATTACCACAAATATTGAATTTAATAATTGGAATACTTATATATATTTCAAAATATTTATATTGACTATTAATTTCGGATTTTTCGGTAACACTTCGGGCTTGGATATTTTTTGTACCACCCTACAAAATTCGTTTGGGTATTTTTACGTTTCGGGTCAGATAACGGATCGGGTTTTTCGGTTCGGGTTCGTTTCGGATTTCGGGTTCCGGATTTTATGCCCAGGCCTAAGAAAAATGATCAAAAAAAGTTTTATTAAATGGTAAAATTACATTTTTACCTTAGGGTTAACTAATCTAAACTTAGGGTTTAGAATTAAGGGGTGTGGTTTTGGAGATAGGGTTTCAAATTTTAAAATAAAAAAAAAAATATTTAAAATTTCAAAATAAAAAGAGGCTATTTCGATCATTTTTTTAAGGTTATTTTTGTGATAAAAACTTAAAAATTGCTATTTGAGATAATTGCCCTAAATAATATAATGGTTTTGATATGAAGTTTGGTGTCGTGATTGGAGAAGAAAAACAAAATTAGTATTGAATAATGTTATGAATTGAAAATGTCATTGACCTTTTAAAATTTAAGGGAAAACATAATATAGTGTTATAGATTGGAAATCTCTTTGACCTTTCAAAATTTAAGGAAAAAAAAAACACAATATATAGCCTAACCGAAAATCAGATACAAACGGCCGAACCGGTCACAAGTGTCCCAAATGTTATCTTTTTCAGTTTTCTTCCTTGGAATTTTGATAAATGAACAAAAGAATGTCATACCAATAAAGGAAAGAAAAAGAAAGACATGTCTAAAAGTCGACCAAGAAAAAATAAGGCAAAGATAAACGAATGTGTTATCTTAAGATAAAGCATTGTCTATTCTCAAAGTAATATGGTATCTCTCATACTTGTGAAAACTTTGATAGCAAAGTAAAACGTAAGGCTGCAGATATACTAGTCAATGCTTACTGCTTAGAGATGTTCTAAAAGTATAATGTGTTGTGCTGTCTCCTGTCTGGAAACTGAGTTAAACTAAGATGGCTTATATATTAGAGGAGGAAACTGAGTTAAACCAAGAGTATCAGATCGGTCAAGTGTAATATTTGACCCAAGGAGCCTTTCGCATACACTAGTAGTCTAGTACAGACCATGTAAAGAGTATGGACATACGAAGAAGATATGATCCCTCGTTATCTCCACAAAGTACACATTGCTGCTTCTGTTCTCAAGCCCTCGTCTGACACCCATAGATAGGTAATAGGTTGTCTAGAATGCACAAAATGAAACAACATGATGGTATCTTTTGAGCAAACAAGACCAATATTGACCATTGAACCTGTTATTCAAACCAGTTTCCATGTCTTGGTAGCAGATAAGGATTGTTTTCATCGGCATCGGCATGTGCTTATGAGGGAATGTATATCACATGCACCATTACTTGGAACTGGAACAGTAAGGATTCGGTCAAGGATCCTTGACATGTCTGAATGAGCCATAATGCGCCAAGAAGTTCAAGATGGTGCAACTGAAACCATATCTGAACATTTAATACCCAATGATCTCGTACCAGATTCTTCTGTGATGTCCGTTAACCTTTCTAACTGTGGCCAACCATCAAGCAAAAAGATCAGCTCTCCATCATATGACCAAACCTGAGAAAACCGGCAGTTTTGTCCTTGGGCTTGATTAGCGCTGGGAATATGAATCATTATCCGCGGGCCCCGCCCCGTTTGACCCGTTGCGGGTAGAGATGGCAATTATGGATCTGGACCGCGGGTCTGGCTCGTAAAGGACTGTCGCAGGACGGTATTGGGACGATGTTTCTAGGCCTGCAAATTTGCGGGCCTCGCGGGACGGGTCTTTGTGGGACAGGGCCTTTTGCGGGATGGCCGAAACGGGTCATGCGGGATTACATGGACCCGCATTTTTTTCTTCATTTTTTATTTTACCTGAAAAAACGAGAAAGAAAGTGAGAAAATAGCGATTCTTGTGACTTTTCCCCCATAAAACATAAGGAGTTCCGGCGATGATGATTCGAGCTCCGGGGATGATGATTCGAGCTCTGGCGATGACGACACCAGCTCCAGCGATGACGACACCAGCTCCAGCGATGACGACTCCAGCTCCAGCGATGACGATTCGAGTTCTTGTGGTGTTTTGATTTGGTTTTCTCTTTTTATTATACACAACTATGAATTGCTTTATTACAATGTGATATTTCTTGTTTAAGTTGATTGGTTTTATTTTACGTACTGTGAAATTGTGTTATTCTTAAATTAAAAAAAAAAAATTGGTTACAATGGTTTTGTTTAGGAGAAAAGTTAGTTGTATATCACATCACTTGTATAATTTGGCAAAGTGATTCACAATTTTTTTTGCAATCCAAATAATTAAAAAGAGAGATGGTTTGATGAACATATAACACTTGAGCCAAATTATTACAAAAACAACAACTCAATCGGATTCAAACTTAACAAAAGCTTATGCTGATAACAAAAGAAGGCTTTTAGCTCAAAAACGCAAGCACAAACGGAGCTTTGTGGCATTGATTTTGATAAGGCTTTAGTGAACCTTAATGAGTTCTCTTCAACTCTCTTACACAACTCTTCTACTTGAACATTCATGAAAGAAGATGTATCATGCGGTTTAATAAGGAGGTGTCCCGCGGGACGGCCCGTGAATGCCTATATATTCTGCGGTACGGGTTTGGGTCGGCATTTTGAAGACCGCAGTCCGCGCGGGACAGGCCCGTTGTGACCCGCTCGACGACTAACCCACCGTGATACAGGACAGAATGGGATGGGTAAACCTGTTTGACATCTCTAGCTGCGGGGCGGGTTCGGGTCGAGTGATTTGAAAATTTTTGTTTGCGGGTGCGGGTGCGGGTTGAGTGATTTTTATGCAGGGTGGGTGCGGGTTTCAGCCAAAATTCAACTGCGGGTACCCGCCAACCTGCAAAAATAAAAAAAAAAAGATTTTTTTAAAAAAAATATTATTTTAAACAAAAAATTTAAAATTTTATTTAATTTTAATCATAAATAGATTAATATTAGGGGAAATTACATGTTTACCACTTTCATACTACCACTTTTCATTTTTACCACCACTAAAAGAACATTTTTAAAAATACATTCTTCATTAAGTGGCAAAAAACTCTTATGTCCTTGTTCTTTATATATATAATAAATAAATATTTAAATACATAAAAATCTAAAAAAATAAAAAATAATACTATTTCGAAATTCAAACCCTAAACCCTAAAACTCAACTCTAAACCCTAAACCATCAATCCTAAACCCCACTTATTTTTTGAAATACGAACCCTAAAGCCTAAACCATCAATCCTAAACCCTTTTTTTTTTTGAAATACGAAC
This genomic interval from Brassica oleracea var. oleracea cultivar TO1000 chromosome C2, BOL, whole genome shotgun sequence contains the following:
- the LOC106322849 gene encoding eukaryotic translation initiation factor 3 subunit J-like, with protein sequence MDDWEDEQIAPLPAKVVLKSNWDDEDVDENEIKDSWEDDDDDQPAPPPPVKPAPQKAPPKKAVEKKGKAAEAPKEEPLDPLSEKLRMQRLVEEADYRATAELFGTKGEEKSLDMFIPKSESDFLEYAEMISHRLRPYEKSYHYIALLKAVMRLSVTNMKAADVKDVASSVTAIANEKLKAEKEVAAGRKKTGGKKKQLIVDKADDDLVAGPYDAMDDFDFM